One Salvelinus fontinalis isolate EN_2023a chromosome 11, ASM2944872v1, whole genome shotgun sequence DNA window includes the following coding sequences:
- the LOC129866070 gene encoding uncharacterized protein LOC129866070 codes for MHTATLPQPPWQGLSCLSVPSRSVSLRVGRGAREMPGLCVPHWIKLTWWPPPPGPPPPPTPPTQRWGPKALSEPLNICHAVTIPPYLHTTVPPYHRTTVPPYLRTTVPPYHRTTVPPYLRTSVPPYLRTTVPPYHRTSVPPYHRTSVPPYHRTSVSPYHRTSVPPYLRTSVPPYHRTSVSPYLRTTVPPYLRTSVPPYLRTTVPPYHRTSVPPYLRTSVPPYHRTSVPPYLRTTVPPYLRTSVPPYHRTSVSPYLRTTVPPYHRTTVPPYHRITVPPYHRASVPPYLRITVPPYLLITVPPYLRTTVPPYHRTSVPPYLLITVPPYLLITVPPYLLITVPPYLLITVPPYHRTSLSPYHRTSLSPYHRTSVPPYLRTTVPPYHRTTVPPYHRTSLSPYHRTSVPMYLLISVPPYLLITVPPYLRITVPPYHRTTVPPYLHTTVPP; via the exons ATGCACACAGCCACCCTTCCCCAGCCCCCCTGGCAGGGCCTGTCTTGTCTCTCCGTGCCCAGCCGATCTGTGTCGCTCCGCGTGGGCAGAGGTGCCAGGGAGATGCCAGGGCTTTGTGTGCCACATTGGATCAAGCTAACGTGG TGGCCCCCGCCCCCtggccctcctccacctcccactCCTCCTACTCAGCGCTGG ggccCCAAAGCTCTGTCTGAACCCCTGAATATCTGCCACGCCGTCACCATACCGCCATACCTCCATACCACCGTACCTCCGTACCACCGTACCACCGTACCTCCGTACCTCCGTACCACCGTACCTCCGTATCACCGTACCACCGTACCTCCGTACCTCCGTACCTCCGTACCTCCGTACCTCCGTACCACCGTACCTCCGTATCACCGTACCTCCGTACCACCGTACCACCGTACCTCCGTACCTCCGTACCACCGTACCTCCGTATCACCGTACCACCGTACCTCCGTACCTCCGTACCTCCGTACCTCCGTACCTCCGTACCACCGTACCTCCGTATCACCGTACCTCCGTACCACCGTACCTCCGTACCTCCGTACCTCCGTACCACCGTACCTCCGTACCACCGTACCTCCGTATCACCGTACCTCCGTACCACCGTACCTCCGTACCTCCGTACCTCCGTACCACCGTACCTCCGTACCACCGTACCTCCGTACCACCGTACCACCGTACCTCCGTACCTCCGTACCTCCGTACCACCGTACCTCCGTATCACCGTACCTCCGTACCACCGTACCTCCGTATCACCGTACCACCGTACCTCCGTATCACCGTATCACCGTACCTCCGTACCACCGTGCCTCCGTACCACCGTACCTCCGTATCACCGTACCACCGTACCTCCTTATCACCGTACCACCGTACCTCCGTACCACCGTACCTCCTTATCACCGTACCTCCGTACCACCGTACCTCCTTATCACCGTACCACCGTACCTCCTTATCACCGTACCACCGTACCTCCTTATCACCGTACCACCGTACCTCCTTATCACCGTACCTCCGTACCACCGTACCTCCTTATCACCGTACCACCGTACCTCCTTATCACCGTACCACCGTACCTCCGTACCACCGTACCTCCGTACCACCGTACCTCCTTATCACCGTACCACCGTACCTCCGTACCACCGTACCTCCTTATCACCGTACCACCGTACCTCCGTACCAATGTACCTCCTTATCTCCGTACCACCGTACCTCCTTATCACCGTACCACCGTACCTCCGTATCACCGTACCTCCGTACCACCGTACCACCGTACCACCGTACCTCCATACCACCGTACCTCCATAA